In the genome of Paenibacillus pabuli, one region contains:
- the disA gene encoding DNA integrity scanning diadenylate cyclase DisA — translation MKDSSQLDNMNELLRLIAPGTPFREGLENVLRAKTGALLVVGYSPEVMEVVDGGFSINCDFSPNYLYELAKMDGAIILSEDLKRILYANTQLIPDSSISSSETGIRHRTAERVAKQTGKLVVSISQRRNIITLYQGTLRYSLKEIGVILTKANQAIQTLEKYKAVLTQSLTNLSASEFEELVTIPEVVNVIQRTEMVMRIKTEIKRYIHELGNEGRLISMQMEELVGTTEEEAWLLYKDYARDDSDEKIREIIVGLKRLSDDELLDAHHIVRLLGYPSSAATSEDSVAPRGYRVLNKIPRLPNVIIHNLVDQFEQLPHVIMATIEELDEVDGIGEVRARTIKEGLKRLQEQMFIDRQM, via the coding sequence ATGAAGGATTCGAGCCAACTGGATAATATGAACGAATTGTTAAGGCTGATCGCACCAGGTACACCTTTCCGCGAAGGTCTGGAGAACGTGCTGCGTGCTAAGACGGGTGCACTGCTGGTTGTAGGATACAGCCCTGAAGTGATGGAAGTGGTGGACGGAGGATTCTCAATTAACTGTGATTTCTCCCCGAACTATCTGTATGAACTCGCCAAAATGGACGGTGCCATTATCCTTAGCGAGGATTTAAAGCGTATTCTATATGCCAACACTCAGCTCATTCCTGACTCATCCATTTCTTCATCGGAGACAGGGATTCGTCACCGGACGGCAGAGCGTGTTGCGAAGCAAACGGGCAAATTGGTCGTATCCATATCGCAACGTCGGAATATTATTACCTTGTATCAGGGAACGCTTAGATATTCCCTCAAAGAAATCGGGGTTATTTTGACCAAAGCGAATCAAGCGATTCAAACCCTGGAGAAATACAAGGCAGTATTGACACAGTCCCTTACGAATCTAAGTGCTTCCGAGTTCGAGGAACTGGTGACAATTCCTGAGGTAGTCAATGTCATTCAGCGTACGGAAATGGTGATGCGTATCAAAACGGAAATCAAACGTTATATTCATGAACTCGGCAACGAGGGACGTCTGATCTCCATGCAGATGGAGGAACTCGTCGGTACAACGGAGGAAGAAGCCTGGTTGCTGTATAAGGACTATGCCCGTGATGATAGTGATGAGAAAATTCGCGAGATTATTGTGGGCCTGAAAAGATTGTCAGACGATGAATTGCTGGATGCACATCATATCGTACGTTTGCTGGGATATCCTTCTTCAGCTGCTACATCCGAAGATTCGGTTGCACCTCGTGGATATCGGGTATTAAATAAGATACCTCGCCTGCCGAATGTCATTATCCATAACCTGGTGGATCAATTCGAGCAATTGCCTCATGTCATTATGGCTACAATTGAAGAGCTGGACGAAGTGGACGGGATTGGAGAGGTACGCGCCCGCACCATTAAGGAAGGTCTCAAGCGTTTGCAGGAACAGATGTTTATTGACAGACAGATGTAA
- the pssA gene encoding CDP-diacylglycerol--serine O-phosphatidyltransferase, giving the protein MLTRFIPNLFTLGNLFLGMMAILLAIDEKYSLAAILVIVAMLLDGLDGRVARALNAQSEFGKELDSLSDMVSFGAAPALIIFMVSFQDATPVLAWIATASFPICGAIRLARFNVRPGIPGYFTGLPIPAAGGVLATLSLFNKDIGPVSMMIATLLLSYLMVSSLKYPNFKKVGLPRKAIWIAPWVIIFAVVVAVMFPEQLSKLIFIPLVLYALYGMKHSVRTAASRNRAKKRKEEKSSRPSDR; this is encoded by the coding sequence ATGTTAACCAGATTCATTCCGAATCTCTTTACCTTGGGTAATCTGTTTCTTGGAATGATGGCAATCCTGCTTGCAATTGATGAGAAATATAGTTTAGCTGCCATTTTGGTCATTGTTGCCATGTTGCTGGATGGTCTGGATGGCCGTGTGGCACGGGCACTGAATGCCCAAAGTGAGTTTGGTAAAGAGCTGGATTCCTTGTCTGACATGGTTTCATTTGGGGCAGCTCCAGCGTTGATTATATTCATGGTCTCGTTTCAGGATGCAACTCCGGTTCTTGCCTGGATCGCAACCGCAAGCTTTCCAATTTGCGGTGCCATCCGTCTTGCTCGGTTTAACGTTCGCCCCGGTATCCCCGGATACTTTACAGGTTTACCGATTCCAGCTGCGGGAGGGGTACTGGCTACTCTTTCCCTGTTTAACAAGGATATCGGTCCGGTGAGTATGATGATTGCCACGTTGCTGTTATCGTATCTGATGGTAAGTTCCCTGAAATATCCCAATTTCAAAAAGGTTGGTCTGCCGCGTAAAGCGATCTGGATTGCACCTTGGGTTATCATCTTCGCGGTAGTGGTGGCGGTCATGTTCCCAGAACAATTATCCAAATTGATCTTTATTCCACTTGTGTTATACGCTCTATATGGGATGAAGCATAGTGTGCGAACGGCAGCCTCACGTAACCGAGCCAAAAAACGTAAAGAAGAGAAGTCTTCCCGTCCTTCCGATCGATAG
- a CDS encoding CtsR family transcriptional regulator: MRNISDIIEQYLKSILHESPEGMVEIQRNDLADQFSCVPSQINYVISTRFTLEKGYLVESKRGGGGYVRIQRIELPAHSALHNHLHHSIGDEIGQTAAEGLIYQLEEARFLSKREAGLMRAAVSREIILVKLPYRDQIRARMLKAMLISLLGK; encoded by the coding sequence ATGCGTAATATCTCTGATATTATCGAACAATATCTGAAGAGTATTTTGCATGAAAGTCCCGAAGGAATGGTCGAAATTCAACGTAATGATCTGGCTGACCAATTTTCATGTGTGCCTTCACAGATCAATTATGTTATCAGCACCCGATTTACACTCGAAAAAGGTTACCTTGTAGAGAGTAAACGTGGCGGAGGCGGTTATGTTCGCATACAGCGGATCGAATTGCCGGCTCACTCGGCTCTGCATAACCATTTGCACCATAGCATTGGTGATGAGATCGGGCAGACAGCTGCCGAAGGTCTGATCTATCAACTGGAAGAAGCACGTTTCTTGAGTAAAAGGGAAGCCGGGTTGATGCGAGCAGCTGTATCGAGAGAGATTATATTGGTCAAACTTCCTTACCGGGATCAAATTCGTGCCAGAATGTTGAAGGCGATGTTAATATCTTTGCTCGGTAAATGA
- a CDS encoding protein arginine kinase, whose protein sequence is MPNLRFTEKALSDWMRSDAADSEIVISSRVRIARNLQHYPFPMLASNEQSEEVLNKLSEVLQYDDVHAFGDFHTLDLIDIDDLDKRVLVEKHLISPSLVNESRNGAVILSEDESVSIMINEEDHLRIQCLYPGFQVKEAWEKASAIDDAFEAHVDYAFDDRRGYLTSCPTNVGTGVRASVMMHLPALVMTQQIGRILTAVSQVGLTVRGIYGEGSEAMGNLFQISNQITLGQTEQEVIDNLHSVVLQMIGHERTARERLITDSRLRITDRVMRSYGILSHAAIVDSKEAAQRLSDVRLGVDLGLLDGLSITVMNELNVMTQPGFLQKTFGEDMRTDERDIYRAQLIRDTINAANQS, encoded by the coding sequence ATGCCTAATCTGCGCTTTACAGAGAAAGCGCTTAGCGACTGGATGCGCAGTGATGCGGCTGATTCCGAAATCGTCATTAGCAGCCGGGTCCGGATCGCACGCAACCTGCAGCATTATCCGTTTCCGATGCTGGCTTCCAATGAGCAATCGGAAGAAGTGTTGAATAAGCTGAGCGAAGTACTTCAATACGATGACGTTCATGCCTTTGGAGATTTTCATACCCTGGATCTGATTGATATTGATGACCTTGACAAAAGGGTGCTGGTGGAGAAACATTTAATCAGTCCCAGTCTTGTGAACGAATCCAGAAATGGTGCTGTTATTCTCAGTGAGGATGAGTCGGTCAGTATTATGATTAATGAAGAGGATCATCTTCGTATCCAGTGCCTCTATCCGGGGTTCCAGGTGAAAGAAGCCTGGGAGAAAGCTTCCGCCATAGATGATGCTTTTGAAGCGCATGTGGATTATGCTTTTGATGACCGCAGAGGATATTTAACCAGTTGTCCTACGAATGTAGGTACAGGTGTAAGAGCATCTGTCATGATGCATCTTCCCGCTTTGGTGATGACACAGCAGATTGGCCGCATTCTAACCGCAGTCTCCCAAGTCGGACTGACTGTACGGGGAATTTACGGTGAAGGCAGTGAGGCCATGGGTAACCTGTTCCAAATTTCGAACCAGATCACACTGGGGCAGACGGAACAGGAAGTCATTGATAACCTGCATAGTGTTGTGTTACAGATGATTGGGCATGAGCGTACCGCCAGAGAACGGTTAATTACCGACTCCAGACTGCGCATTACCGACAGGGTTATGCGATCTTACGGCATTTTGTCCCATGCAGCCATTGTGGATTCAAAGGAAGCTGCTCAGCGACTGTCTGATGTTCGGCTTGGTGTGGATCTCGGCTTGTTGGACGGCTTGTCCATAACCGTGATGAACGAGTTGAATGTGATGACGCAGCCGGGCTTTTTACAGAAAACATTTGGGGAAGACATGCGGACAGATGAGCGTGACATATATCGGGCGCAGTTGATCCGTGATACGATCAATGCAGCCAATCAATCATAG
- a CDS encoding PIN/TRAM domain-containing protein — MWKKGILTFTGLCGAWFGYTAYHLAGKSVPWMAEWIQSAGLLGAGVSILLGAVLFMSVCNIGGTLMATRLHNSIDSLAKVPMNELAAGAAGTVAGLLVALLLYPCVAWLGTAGEVLQVALTVVSSYTGYMLAMAKKDDLAAFWMSGRWGHPEVDEDRRLEEHKILDTSVIIDGRIADICKTGFIEGTIVIPEFVLEELQHIADSSDLLKRNRGRRGLDILNKIQKELDVKVLIYEGDFEEISEVDSKLVKLAKVLQGKVVTNDFNLNKVCELQGVSVLNINDLANAVKPVVLPGEEIMVQIIKDGKEHGQGVAYLDDGTMIVVEGGREYIGMMMEVLVTSVLQTSAGRMIFAKPKLLEKAQ; from the coding sequence ATGTGGAAAAAAGGCATTTTAACTTTTACAGGATTGTGCGGTGCATGGTTCGGCTACACGGCATATCATCTGGCAGGAAAATCTGTCCCTTGGATGGCTGAATGGATTCAGTCAGCAGGATTACTGGGGGCTGGGGTATCCATCCTACTAGGAGCTGTATTGTTTATGTCCGTGTGTAACATCGGTGGAACGTTGATGGCAACCAGACTGCATAATAGTATTGATTCCTTGGCAAAAGTACCGATGAATGAATTGGCTGCAGGTGCGGCAGGGACAGTTGCAGGGCTGCTGGTGGCTTTGCTGTTATATCCTTGTGTAGCATGGTTGGGTACGGCCGGAGAAGTGCTGCAGGTGGCGCTGACGGTCGTAAGTAGCTATACAGGTTATATGCTTGCTATGGCGAAGAAAGACGATCTGGCGGCCTTCTGGATGTCAGGACGCTGGGGTCATCCCGAGGTGGACGAGGACAGGCGGCTGGAAGAGCATAAAATTTTGGATACCAGTGTAATTATCGATGGTCGCATCGCAGATATATGCAAAACCGGATTTATCGAAGGAACGATTGTAATCCCGGAATTCGTTCTGGAGGAATTGCAGCACATTGCTGATTCATCGGACTTGCTCAAGCGGAACAGAGGACGGCGCGGGCTTGATATTCTGAATAAAATTCAGAAGGAATTGGACGTCAAAGTGCTCATCTACGAAGGGGATTTCGAGGAAATTTCCGAAGTGGACAGCAAGCTGGTCAAGCTCGCCAAGGTGCTTCAGGGCAAAGTTGTCACTAACGACTTCAACCTGAACAAGGTCTGTGAACTGCAAGGCGTATCCGTGCTGAACATCAATGATCTCGCCAATGCGGTTAAGCCGGTGGTATTGCCAGGTGAGGAGATTATGGTACAGATTATCAAGGATGGTAAGGAACATGGTCAAGGTGTAGCCTATCTGGATGATGGTACGATGATTGTGGTGGAAGGCGGACGTGAGTATATCGGCATGATGATGGAAGTGCTGGTGACCAGTGTGCTGCAGACGTCTGCAGGACGAATGATTTTTGCCAAGCCGAAACTGTTGGAAAAAGCCCAATAA
- the radA gene encoding DNA repair protein RadA produces the protein MAKVKTKFQCTECGYEAPKWYGKCPGCQSWNSMVEETETVVKTQGRNSPLFESKDKPLPIIDIDSGQEPRVQTGIEELNRVLGGGIVPGSLVLVGGDPGIGKSTLMLQTSHALTHSGLRVLYVSGEESVKQTKLRADRLGALSPELYVLCETNMERVEEAVEQIQPHFLVIDSIQTVYLPEVTSAPGSVAQVRECTSRFMRIAKGRGIATVLVGHVTKEGAIAGPRMLEHMVDCVLYFEGERHHTYRLLRAVKNRFGSTNEIGIFEMGEDGLREVGNPSELFLSERPLGVAGSTVVASMEGTRPLLVELQALISTTHFPSPRRMATGVDLHRLNLIIAVLEKRMGMFLQTQDAYLNVAGGVRLDEPAVDLAVAISIASSLRDVPTKPDDVIFGEIGLTGEVRAVSRAEQRVKEAQKLGFKRVILPEKSLKGWKHPRGIQLIGVNTVADALAVALD, from the coding sequence GTGGCCAAAGTTAAAACCAAGTTTCAGTGTACGGAATGCGGCTATGAAGCCCCCAAATGGTACGGCAAATGTCCGGGTTGTCAGTCTTGGAATTCAATGGTGGAAGAAACCGAAACGGTGGTCAAAACACAAGGGAGAAATTCGCCTCTTTTTGAGAGTAAAGATAAGCCACTTCCCATCATAGATATAGATAGCGGTCAGGAACCGCGTGTACAGACTGGAATTGAAGAGCTGAACCGTGTTTTGGGCGGCGGAATTGTTCCAGGATCTCTCGTTCTGGTGGGCGGAGACCCCGGAATCGGAAAATCAACATTGATGTTGCAAACCTCTCATGCATTGACTCATTCAGGTTTGCGCGTGTTATATGTCTCAGGCGAGGAATCAGTTAAGCAAACAAAATTGCGGGCTGACCGTCTGGGTGCGCTGTCTCCTGAGTTATATGTACTATGTGAGACAAATATGGAGCGGGTCGAGGAAGCGGTGGAGCAGATCCAGCCGCATTTTCTTGTCATCGACTCGATTCAGACCGTATATCTGCCAGAAGTCACCAGTGCACCTGGCAGTGTAGCTCAGGTAAGGGAATGTACGTCACGGTTCATGCGGATCGCCAAAGGGCGAGGCATTGCAACTGTGCTTGTGGGGCATGTTACGAAAGAAGGCGCCATTGCCGGTCCACGTATGTTGGAACATATGGTGGACTGTGTTCTTTATTTTGAAGGAGAGCGGCATCATACGTATCGCCTTTTACGTGCGGTAAAGAACCGTTTTGGTTCGACCAATGAGATTGGCATTTTTGAAATGGGCGAAGATGGACTTCGTGAAGTAGGCAACCCTTCCGAGCTCTTTTTGTCAGAACGTCCACTGGGTGTAGCGGGTTCTACCGTAGTTGCCAGCATGGAGGGCACACGTCCTCTGCTTGTGGAATTGCAGGCATTGATTTCAACCACACATTTCCCTTCTCCCCGGCGTATGGCAACAGGGGTAGATCTCCATCGATTAAACCTGATTATTGCGGTACTGGAGAAACGGATGGGCATGTTCTTGCAAACGCAGGATGCTTATCTGAACGTAGCTGGTGGTGTGAGATTAGATGAGCCGGCAGTAGATTTGGCGGTTGCGATCAGCATCGCATCCAGTTTGAGAGACGTACCGACCAAGCCGGATGACGTCATCTTTGGCGAAATCGGTTTGACGGGTGAGGTTCGGGCCGTTTCACGGGCTGAACAACGTGTAAAAGAAGCCCAAAAGTTGGGTTTTAAGCGTGTTATTTTACCAGAAAAAAGCTTAAAGGGCTGGAAACATCCTCGCGGGATACAACTGATCGGTGTGAATACCGTGGCAGATGCACTAGCGGTTGCTTTAGATTAG
- a CDS encoding DUF1573 domain-containing protein, whose translation MSTLSLQAFQDQVSELLLRHRSLIDVLSKTGQAGASVNRAVSKAITECGCIELHATKQKYAPESNIAQSKGLLETHVEGELCENCKEVISSELGRNLFYMSALCNLLDINMEEVVNHESQKCSTLGMFNLS comes from the coding sequence ATGAGTACGCTAAGTTTACAGGCTTTTCAGGATCAAGTTTCCGAGCTGTTGCTGCGTCATCGCAGCTTGATTGATGTACTGTCCAAAACAGGACAAGCCGGAGCTTCTGTCAACCGTGCTGTGTCCAAGGCCATTACCGAATGCGGCTGCATTGAGCTGCACGCCACCAAGCAGAAATATGCCCCGGAGAGCAATATTGCTCAATCCAAAGGGCTGCTGGAAACGCATGTGGAAGGTGAATTGTGTGAGAATTGTAAAGAGGTAATCAGCTCTGAACTGGGGCGAAACCTGTTTTATATGTCGGCTCTCTGCAATCTGCTGGACATCAACATGGAAGAAGTCGTAAATCACGAGTCACAGAAATGTTCGACGTTAGGGATGTTCAACTTGTCGTAA
- the ispF gene encoding 2-C-methyl-D-erythritol 2,4-cyclodiphosphate synthase, whose amino-acid sequence MIRVGQGFDVHQLVEGRPCIIGGVTIPYEKGLLGHSDADVLLHAISDAILGALALGDIGKHFPDTDPEFKDADSLKLLEHVWQLVKDRGYRLGNIDSTIIAQKPKMAPYVPQMAEVIAKALEADVTQVNVKATTTEQLGFPGRGEGIAAQSVVCLVRV is encoded by the coding sequence ATGATACGTGTAGGACAGGGATTTGATGTACATCAACTGGTAGAGGGACGCCCATGCATTATTGGTGGAGTCACGATCCCTTATGAGAAAGGACTACTGGGTCACTCGGACGCAGACGTGCTGCTGCATGCTATCAGTGATGCCATTCTTGGCGCACTTGCACTTGGGGACATTGGCAAACACTTCCCGGATACCGATCCGGAATTCAAGGACGCCGACAGCCTGAAACTGCTGGAGCATGTGTGGCAGTTGGTGAAGGATCGCGGATACCGTCTGGGAAACATCGATTCAACCATTATTGCACAGAAACCAAAGATGGCACCTTACGTTCCGCAGATGGCCGAGGTGATTGCGAAGGCACTTGAAGCGGATGTAACTCAGGTGAATGTCAAAGCGACAACAACAGAGCAACTGGGATTCCCCGGACGGGGAGAGGGTATAGCTGCCCAATCGGTTGTTTGCCTTGTTCGCGTGTGA
- the clpC gene encoding ATP-dependent protease ATP-binding subunit ClpC: protein MMFGRFTERAQKVLALAQEEAVRLGHNNIGTEHILLGLIREGEGIAAKALIGLGLGLEKIQDEVETLIGRGQEQPTNIAYTPRAKKVIELSMDEARKLGHTYVGTEHILLGLIREGEGVAARVLNNLGISLNKARQQVLQLLGSSEAVSSHNGTPANVSTPTLDSLARDLTAYAKENNLDPVIGRSKEIERVIQVLSRRTKNNPVLIGEPGVGKTAIAEGLAQKIIANEIPETLRDKRVMTLDMGSVVAGTKYRGEFEDRLKKIMDEIRQAGNIVLFIDELHTLIGAGGAEGAIDASNILKPALARGELQCIGATTLDEYRKYIEKDAALERRFQPITVDQPSPEEAIQILHGLRDRYEAHHRVKITDEAIVQAVKLSDRYITDRFLPDKAIDLIDEAGSKVRLNSYTIPPNLKQLESRLEDIRKEKDAAVQSQEFEKAAALRDTEQKIREELDVTKNQWKEKQGRTDSEVTPEDIAQVVANWTGIPVNKLKEEETQRLMNLESILHERVIGQDEAVKSVSRAVRRARAGLKDPKRPMGSFIFLGPTGVGKTELARALAEAMFGDENAVIRIDMSEYGEKHSTSRLVGAPPGYVGYEEGGQLTEKVRRKPYSVVLLDEIEKAHPEVFNILLQVLEDGRLTDSKGRVVDFRNTLIILTSNVGAEAIKRNSTLGFTAVVDAGADYDNMKGKVMDELKKSFRPEFLNRIDEIIVFHSLEEKHIAEIVSLMSEELRKRLREYEVDFELTDNAKAFLAKAGFDPAYGARPLRRAIQKHIEDKLSEELLTGNVTKGDSLLIDEENGALSVTKKDAVVPSTEEIETK from the coding sequence ATGATGTTTGGAAGATTTACGGAACGGGCCCAAAAGGTGCTCGCATTGGCGCAGGAAGAAGCTGTCCGTCTTGGTCATAATAACATCGGTACAGAGCACATTCTGCTCGGCCTCATTCGTGAAGGCGAAGGCATCGCAGCCAAAGCGCTGATCGGCCTGGGACTCGGATTGGAAAAAATTCAAGATGAAGTAGAAACGCTGATTGGCCGTGGCCAAGAGCAACCTACGAACATTGCATATACGCCTCGTGCGAAAAAAGTAATTGAACTGTCTATGGATGAAGCTCGCAAATTGGGCCATACCTATGTAGGTACAGAGCATATCCTGCTCGGATTGATCCGAGAAGGCGAAGGGGTTGCGGCACGTGTGCTGAACAACCTGGGTATTAGTTTGAACAAAGCACGTCAACAAGTATTGCAACTGCTTGGCAGCAGTGAAGCCGTATCCAGTCATAACGGTACGCCTGCCAATGTCAGCACACCAACACTGGATAGTCTGGCGCGTGATCTCACGGCATATGCCAAAGAGAACAACCTGGACCCAGTGATTGGACGTAGCAAAGAAATCGAGCGTGTTATTCAGGTACTGAGCCGTCGTACCAAGAACAACCCAGTACTGATTGGTGAGCCTGGTGTGGGTAAAACAGCCATCGCTGAAGGACTTGCACAAAAAATTATCGCCAACGAAATTCCGGAGACTTTGCGTGACAAACGTGTCATGACTTTGGATATGGGTTCCGTTGTTGCAGGTACAAAATATCGCGGTGAATTTGAAGATCGTCTGAAAAAAATTATGGATGAGATTCGTCAAGCGGGTAACATCGTCCTGTTCATCGACGAATTGCATACTCTGATCGGTGCAGGCGGTGCCGAAGGCGCAATTGATGCTTCGAACATTTTGAAACCGGCTTTGGCCCGTGGAGAATTGCAGTGCATCGGTGCGACAACACTGGATGAATACCGCAAATATATCGAGAAAGATGCTGCCCTGGAGCGTCGTTTCCAACCAATTACAGTGGATCAGCCTTCTCCTGAGGAAGCAATTCAGATTTTACACGGTTTGCGTGACCGTTATGAAGCGCATCACCGGGTGAAAATTACGGATGAAGCGATTGTTCAGGCGGTTAAACTGTCTGACCGGTACATTACAGACCGTTTCCTGCCAGACAAAGCGATTGACCTGATTGACGAGGCGGGTTCCAAAGTAAGATTGAACTCTTACACGATCCCACCAAACCTCAAACAGTTGGAAAGCCGTCTCGAAGATATCCGCAAGGAAAAAGACGCAGCGGTTCAAAGTCAGGAGTTCGAAAAAGCAGCTGCTCTGCGTGATACGGAACAAAAAATCCGTGAAGAGCTGGATGTAACGAAGAACCAATGGAAAGAAAAACAAGGTCGCACGGATTCTGAAGTAACGCCTGAGGATATCGCACAAGTGGTAGCCAACTGGACTGGAATTCCGGTAAACAAGCTGAAAGAAGAAGAAACACAACGCTTGATGAACCTGGAGTCTATCCTTCATGAACGTGTCATTGGCCAAGATGAGGCTGTGAAGTCCGTTAGTCGTGCAGTTCGTCGTGCTCGTGCTGGACTTAAAGATCCGAAACGTCCGATGGGTTCGTTTATCTTCCTGGGTCCTACCGGGGTAGGTAAAACCGAGCTGGCTCGTGCTCTTGCAGAAGCCATGTTCGGCGATGAAAATGCAGTCATCCGGATTGATATGTCCGAGTATGGTGAGAAGCATTCCACTTCAAGACTTGTCGGAGCGCCTCCGGGATATGTGGGCTATGAAGAAGGTGGACAGCTGACAGAGAAAGTTCGTCGTAAACCTTACTCCGTGGTCCTGCTCGATGAGATCGAGAAAGCACATCCGGAAGTATTCAACATCTTGCTGCAAGTGCTTGAGGATGGTCGTCTGACCGACTCCAAAGGTCGCGTCGTAGACTTCCGGAATACGCTGATCATTTTGACATCCAATGTGGGTGCAGAAGCGATCAAACGTAACTCTACACTGGGCTTTACAGCAGTAGTGGATGCAGGTGCGGATTACGATAACATGAAGGGGAAAGTAATGGATGAGCTGAAGAAAAGCTTCCGTCCTGAGTTCCTTAACCGGATTGATGAAATTATCGTGTTCCACTCTCTTGAAGAGAAACACATTGCTGAAATTGTCTCGCTCATGAGTGAAGAGCTGCGCAAACGGCTGCGTGAGTATGAGGTTGACTTCGAGCTTACTGACAATGCCAAGGCTTTCCTTGCCAAAGCAGGCTTTGATCCAGCCTATGGTGCACGTCCGCTTCGTCGGGCGATCCAGAAGCATATCGAAGACAAATTGTCTGAAGAGTTGCTCACCGGTAACGTAACTAAAGGTGATTCGCTGCTCATCGATGAAGAGAACGGAGCGTTGTCTGTAACGAAAAAAGATGCTGTTGTTCCTTCCACTGAGGAAATCGAAACGAAATAA
- the ispD gene encoding 2-C-methyl-D-erythritol 4-phosphate cytidylyltransferase produces MDKEWGVVIVAAGRGTRMGTAESKQFLLLQDKPVFIHTLEVFAALDEVSEMVLVTGAADVERCQDWVKEYRLESRVRVIPGGKERQHSVHEGLKALGTDWVLVHDGVRPFINCEQIMGCMKAAMSSGAAVLAVPVKDTIKQVNADGIVTATPDRSSLWSIQTPQAFRLSSLLNAYESADRDGFLGTDDAMLAERQGMSVKVVEGSYTNIKLTTPEDLKYAAFLLGGEKKR; encoded by the coding sequence ATGGATAAAGAGTGGGGTGTTGTCATTGTGGCAGCAGGTCGGGGGACCCGGATGGGAACAGCCGAAAGTAAGCAGTTTCTGCTGCTGCAGGACAAGCCCGTTTTCATACATACGCTCGAAGTGTTTGCGGCTTTGGACGAGGTCAGCGAAATGGTGCTGGTCACAGGAGCTGCCGATGTTGAACGCTGCCAGGATTGGGTAAAAGAATACCGACTGGAATCACGTGTCCGTGTCATCCCCGGAGGGAAAGAGAGACAGCATTCAGTCCACGAAGGCCTTAAGGCACTAGGGACAGACTGGGTCCTCGTTCACGACGGGGTACGCCCTTTTATAAACTGTGAGCAGATTATGGGGTGTATGAAGGCTGCCATGTCGAGTGGAGCAGCTGTCCTGGCTGTTCCAGTGAAGGATACGATCAAACAAGTCAATGCGGATGGAATCGTTACAGCGACGCCGGACCGCAGCAGTCTGTGGAGCATTCAAACCCCGCAGGCTTTTCGTCTTTCTTCACTGCTGAATGCTTATGAATCGGCGGACCGGGACGGATTTCTAGGAACGGATGACGCAATGCTGGCTGAACGCCAGGGAATGTCGGTTAAGGTTGTGGAAGGCAGTTATACGAACATCAAATTAACGACGCCGGAAGATTTGAAATACGCCGCATTTTTGCTGGGGGGAGAGAAGAAGCGATGA
- a CDS encoding UvrB/UvrC motif-containing protein, producing the protein MLCQECNKRPATLHFTKIVNGEKTEFHICESCAREKGEMIPGTAGGFSIHNLLSGLLDFEPSGKNGSAGAPPAQSLRCEECGMTYSQFSKIGRFGCSSCYKYFDSRLDPLFKRVHGSTSHVGKVPARAGGRIKVKRQITDLKRDLQESITQEEFEKAAQIRDQIRELEKEIAEE; encoded by the coding sequence GTGCTGTGCCAAGAATGCAACAAACGTCCGGCAACACTCCATTTCACGAAGATCGTGAACGGAGAGAAGACGGAATTCCATATTTGTGAGTCATGTGCTCGTGAAAAAGGGGAAATGATTCCCGGAACAGCAGGCGGATTTTCCATTCACAACTTATTGTCAGGGCTGCTTGATTTTGAACCCTCAGGCAAGAATGGCAGTGCGGGTGCACCACCTGCGCAATCTCTTCGTTGTGAAGAATGCGGCATGACCTATTCACAGTTTAGTAAAATCGGCCGCTTTGGCTGTAGTTCTTGTTATAAATATTTTGACAGTCGTTTGGACCCGCTATTCAAACGGGTTCACGGCAGCACTTCCCACGTGGGTAAAGTGCCTGCGCGAGCTGGTGGTCGCATCAAGGTCAAAAGACAGATTACTGATCTGAAACGGGATCTTCAGGAGAGCATAACGCAAGAGGAGTTTGAAAAAGCTGCTCAAATTCGTGATCAGATCAGGGAACTTGAAAAAGAAATAGCTGAGGAGTAA